In the genome of Dioscorea cayenensis subsp. rotundata cultivar TDr96_F1 chromosome 1, TDr96_F1_v2_PseudoChromosome.rev07_lg8_w22 25.fasta, whole genome shotgun sequence, one region contains:
- the LOC120260950 gene encoding leucine-rich repeat receptor-like protein kinase TDR: MAATTTTIHSLLFLTAIALLLPLSSPLPPPLQSLLSLKASLSDPLSTFSSWSLPSNLSSPSPWCSFSGVTCDPITSAVTSIDLSSRNLSGHLPSSSLLLLSPSLSHLNLSSNSFSGPLPQSILLLRHLLTLDISHNDFNSSFPSGLSDLRHLTVFSAYSNSFTGPLPSGFSNLSNLQHLNLGGSFFSGPIPDDIASLASLQFLHLAGNLLSGELPSGLGSLHSLRHLEIGYNSFNGGIPADVGALRSLRYLDISSANLSGEIPSELGNLTRLESLFLFKNALSGRIPESFSGIRALKVFDLSDNELAGPIPAGVASFENLTLLSLMNNKLSGEIPVGIGELPDLQALLLWNNSLTGGLPPKLGLNGKLERLDVSSNSLSGPIPAGVCTGNRLVRLILFSNSFDSELPSGLARCQSLWRIRIETNRFSGEIPAGFGLLPNLTYMDLSQNNFSGSIPPDLGAAPRLEFLNVSKNPLRSVLPETIWGAPDLQIFSASSCGLIGEIPSFGPGCRNLYKVELAGNQLNGSIPMDIGRCSKLLNLNLNHNRLVGIIPPELSTLPSITDIDLSHNELVGPIPPSFDNSSTLENLNVSFNSLSGEVPTAGTILKNLHRSSFSGNEALCGEPVRKPCASESWRRAEEPETTTKGSAGATFVWIAAGAVGAGLVVLFVGARWTRSQEEDEWPGPWKLTAFQRLNFTANDVAESIAITDQIIGMGSTGTVYRADMPSGDIIAVKKLWGRSKDEKPSVSRRSRAAVAAAAATLAEVQVLGSVRHRNIVRLLGCCSNYESTLLLYEFMPNGSLEDLLHRPSGINAKDGTKLAGDWLTRYRIALGVAQGVCYLHHDSDPVILHRDLKPSNILLDERMEPRVADFGVAKLIHTDAKHTMSVVAGSYGYIAPEYAYTLQVDEKSDIYSFGVVLMEIVSGKRTVEAEFGEGISIVEWVRGKVSKGDVAAVMEVLDKKIGADCKQVREEMLLVLRIALLCTSKNPVDRPSMRDVLSMLREARPNRKVVATGEEEGGCGGCGGGGGFQGMHQFVANNT; the protein is encoded by the exons ATGGCGGCCACTACCACCACCATCCATTCCCTCCTCTTCCTCACCGCCATTGCTCTCCTCCTCCctctctcctctcctctcccTCCCCCACTCCAATCCCTCCTCTCCCTCAAAGCCTCCCTCTCTGACCCTCTCTCCACCTTTTCCTCCTGGTCTTTACCTTCCAATCTCTCCTCCCCCTCGCCATGGTGCTCCTTCTCCGGCGTCACCTGCGACCCTATCACCTCCGCCGTCACTTCCATTGACCTTTCCTCTCGTAACCTCTCCGGCCATCTCCCTTCCTCTTCTCTCCTCCTCCTTTCTCCCTCCCTCTCCCACCTCAACCTCAGTTCTAACTCTTTCTCCGGCCCTCTCCCCCAATCCATCCTCCTCCTTCGCCATCTCCTCACTCTCGACATCAGCCATAATGACTTCAACTCCTCCTTCCCTTCCGGTCTCTCCGACCTCCGTCACCTCACCGTCTTCTCCGCTTATAGCAATAGCTTCACCGGCCCTCTCCCTTCCGGCTTCTCCAATCTATCTAATCTCCAGCATCTCAACCTCGGCGGCAGCTTCTTCTCCGGCCCAATCCCTGATGATATCGCCTCTCTTGCCTCCCTCCAGTTTCTCCATCTGGCCGGGAATTTGCTCTCTGGTGAGCTTCCTTCTGGCCTTGGTTCCTTGCATTCTCTCCGACATCTTGAGATTGGTTACAACTCGTTCAATGGCGGCATTCCGGCGGATGTCGGAGCATTGAGGAGTCTCCGATATCTTGATATCTCGTCGGCGAATCTCTCAGGTGAGATCCCCAGTGAGCTCGGGAACCTCACTaggcttgaatccttgtttctCTTCAAGAATGCTCTCTCCGGTCGCATTCCAGAGAGCTTCTCCGGGATCAGGGCATTGAAGGTTTTCGATCTTTCTGATAACGAGCTCGCCGGGCCGATTCCTGCCGGTGTTGCATCTTTTGAGAATCTCACGCTGCTTAGTCTCATGAACAATAAGCTTTCCGGCGAGATTCCGGTGGGGATTGGTGAGCTTCCGGATCTCCAGGCTCTGCTCCTGTGGAACAATTCGTTGACTGGAGGCTTGCCGCCGAAGCTTGGGCTAAATGGGAAGCTCGAGAGGCTCGACGTCTCTTCGAACTCGCTTTCCGGGCCGATCCCGGCTGGGGTTTGCACTGGGAATCGTCTCGTTCGGCTGATTCTGTTCTCCAACTCATTCGACTCAGAGCTTCCGAGTGGACTCGCGAGGTGCCAGTCACTATGGCGGATTCGCATTGAAACTAACCGGTTCTCCGGCGAGATTCCCGCCGGATTCGGCCTTCTTCCCAACCTAACGTACATGGACCTCAGCCAGAACAACTTCTCCGGCAGCATCCCGCCGGATTTAGGAGCCGCGCCACGGCTAGAGTTCCTCAACGTCTCCAAAAACCCACTGAGAAGTGTTCTCCCGGAGACGATCTGGGGTGCGCCGGATCTCCAGATTTTCTCGGCAAGTTCGTGCGGGCTCATCGGGGAGATCCCCAGCTTCGGCCCCGGTTGCCGGAATCTCTACAAGGTCGAGCTCGCCGGAAACCAGCTCAATGGAAGCATTCCAATGGACATCGGTCGCTGCTCCAAACTCCTCAACCTGAATCTCAATCATAACCGGCTGGTCGGAATAATCCCGCCGGAGCTCTCCACCTTGCCGTCGATCACCGACATTGATCTCTCCCACAACGAGCTAGTTGGCCCCATCCCTCCAAGCTTCGATAACAGCAGCACTCTCGAGAACCTCAACGTCTCCTTCAACAGTCTCTCCGGTGAAGTCCCCACCGCCGGCACCATCCTCAAGAACCTCCATCGGTCCTCCTTCTCCGGCAATGAAGCTCTCTGCGGCGAGCCCGTCCGAAAACCATGCGCTTCAGAGTCATGGCGGCGGGCAGAAGAGCCAGAGACCACCACCAAAGGATCAGCTGGAGCAACATTCGTCTGGATAGCCGCCGGGGCCGTAGGCGCCGGCCTTGTTGTCCTCTTCGTCGGTGCACGGTGGACACGAAGCCAAGAGGAAGACGAATGGCCTGGGCCATGGAAGCTCACCGCATTCCAACGTCTCAACTTCACAGCAAATGACGTAGCCGAGTCCATTGCCATCACTGACCAGATCATCGGAATGGGCTCCACCGGCACCGTGTACCGCGCTGACATGCCATCCGGCGACATCATCGCTGTGAAAAAGCTTTGGGGTAGAAGCAAAGACGAGAAGCCATCAGTGTCGCGCCGAAGCCGTGCCGCAGTCGCAGCTGCCGCGGCCACATTAGCAGAGGTTCAAGTTCTCGGCTCAGTACGCCACCGGAACATTGTTCGTCTTCTTGGATGCTGCAGCAACTATGAATCCACATTGCTGCTCTACGAGTTCATGCCTAATGGTAGTCTCGAAGATCTTCTTCATCGTCCATCTGGAATTAATGCCAAAGATGGGACTAAGCTTGCCGGAGACTGGCTGACTCGATACCGGATTGCTCTTGGAGTTGCTCAAGGTGTTTGTTATTTGCATCATGACTCTGATCCAGTTATACTTCACCGTGACTTGAAACCAAGCAACATTCTTCTTGATGAAAGAATGGAGCCACGGGTGGCTGATTTTGGTGTGGCTAAACTCATTCACACTGATGCCAAGCATACAATGTCAGTTGTTGCCGGTTCTTATGGCTACATTGCTCCTG AATACGCCTACACATTGCAAGTGGATGAGAAAAGTGATATTTATAGTTTTGGAGTTGTGTTGATGGAGATTGTGAGCGGGAAAAGAACGGTGGAGGCAGAGTTTGGAGAAGGAATTAGTATTGTTGAGTGGGTGAGAGGGAAGGTGAGCAAAGGGGATGTTGCAGCTGTGATGGAGGTGCTTGATAAGAAAATTGGAGCAGATTGCAAACAAGTGAGGGAGGAGATGTTGCTTGTTCTTCGGATTGCTTTGCTTTGTACTAGTAAGAATCCGGTTGATCGGCCGTCGATGAGAGATGTGCTGTCTATGCTTAGAGAAGCCCGGCCGAACCGGAAGGTGGTTGCGACCGGGGAGGAGGAGGGTGGTTGTGGtggttgtggtggtggtggtggttttCAGGGTATGCACCAGTTTGTGGCTAACAACACTTAG
- the LOC120261700 gene encoding protection of telomeres protein 1a-like isoform X2: MAVVDLGKYLYLPLIDAKKSIGLKVNLFAVVTEISRPKRSRGHDFVMTLKVADQSSPGLYVNFFAEDTGKLPNVQSNGDIICLRRVVMRVHNGECYGSYDKHFSSFALFEGKARESFKAYQTSINYQASNNEKELLSKLRTHFYDHKSDAVMKSCLLRLNSVKTETVFDLICRVLHVCEISDDQWMIYVWDGTDTPCAPCHKDLNAEGEDPLPLNLDIVPLSRKILQTFPCVGTVFRIVVRKYFEEIPQLSDGCWVKLCNLTCELHYGIWRGLLHGSSKVHILSDEDENVKSNMRDYQDRLASGARVQSLTCSPRHSYMTGTDFEKEPCVALIKSLACRKVTHKFKSIVRVVAAYPWKGEHLRSPVQGHYRVRLTLEDSTARIHAYIHGDDGVKFFGGHPEVEKLSTKMRRLLGIKENIGVEEAATSVRDPPWVCCCLKSYYLDKSDTWGSRRYRIFGTYILD, encoded by the exons ATGGCGGTTGTTGATCTGGGCAAGTACTTGTACCTCCCCCTCATCGATGCGAAGAAATCCATCGGCCTCAAAGTCAACCTCTTCGCCGTTGTCACCGAGATCAGTAGACCCAAGCGGAGCCGAGGCCATG ATTTTGTTATGACACTGAAGGTAGCAGATCAGTCATCTCCTGGGCTATACGTGAACTTTTTCGCGGAGGATACTGGAAAGTTACCAAATGTTCAGTCAAATGGGGATATCATATGTTTGCGTCGTGTTGTG ATGCGAGTTCACAATGGGGAGTGTTATGGAAGTTATGATaagcatttttcttcatttgcgCTATTTGAAGGGAAGGCAAGGGAGAGCTTTAAAGCTTATCAGACATCAATCAACTATCAGGCCTCAAATAATGAGAAGGAACTTTTGTCAAAATTAAGAACACATTTTTATGATCATAAATCTGATGCGG TGATGAAATCATGCCTGCTGCGGTTAAATAGCGTCAAGACTGAGACAGTGTTTGATTTAATATGCAGG GTCCTCCATGTTTGTGAAATTTCTGATGATCAATGGATGATATATGTGTGGGATGGAACAGATACTCCCTGTGCGCCTTGCCATAAAGA CTTGAATGCAGAAGGAGAAGATCCGTTACCTTTAAATCTTGACATAGTGCCACTTTCAAGAAAGATTCTTCAAACATTCCCTTGTGTTGGGACAGTCTTCAGGATTGTTGTTCGAAAATACTTTGAAGAGATACCCCAATTAAGTGATGGTTGTTGGGTCAAGCTATGCAATCTGACATGTGAATTGCATTACGGAATTTGGAGAGGATTACTCCATGGTTCCAGCAAAGTTCATATCTTatcagatgaagatgaaaatgtcAAGTCTAATATGAG GGATTATCAAGATCGACTTGCATCTGGAGCCCGAGTTCAGTCTTTGACATGCTCTCCTAGGCATTCTTATATGACAG GGACAGATTTTGAGAAGGAGCCTTGTGTAGCTCTAATAAAATCTCTTGCTTGTCGTAAG GTAACACACAAATTCAAGTCTATTGTTCGGGTGGTAGCGGCATATCCTTGGAAAGGCGAGCACCTCCGTTCTCCCGTTCAGGGCCATTATCGTGTTAGGCTGACTTTGGAAGATTCAACCGCGAGAATCCATGCATACATTCATGGTGATGATGGG GTTAAGTTTTTCGGAGGGCATCCGGAGGTTGAGAAATTATCGACTAAAATGCGCCGGCTTCTTGGCATAAAGGAAAATATTGGAGTAGAGGAAGCAGCCACTTCTGTTAGAGATCCACCGTGGGTGTGCTGTTGCTTAAAATCTTATTACCTGGATAAAAGTGATACGTGGGGTAGCAGAAGGTACAGGATCTTTGGAACTTATATACTTGACTGA
- the LOC120261700 gene encoding protection of telomeres protein 1a-like isoform X3 encodes MAVVDLGKYLYLPLIDAKKSIGLKVNLFAVVTEISRPKRSRGHDFVMTLKVADQSSPGLYVNFFAEDTGKLPNVQSNGDIICLRRVVARESFKAYQTSINYQASNNEKELLSKLRTHFYDHKSDAVMKSCLLRLNSVKTETVFDLICRVLHVCEISDDQWMIYVWDGTDTPCAPCHKDLNAEGEDPLPLNLDIVPLSRKILQTFPCVGTVFRIVVRKYFEEIPQLSDGCWVKLCNLTCELHYGIWRGLLHGSSKVHILSDEDENVKSNMRDYQDRLASGARVQSLTCSPRHSYMTGTDFEKEPCVALIKSLACRKVTHKFKSIVRVVAAYPWKGEHLRSPVQGHYRVRLTLEDSTARIHAYIHGDDGVKFFGGHPEVEKLSTKMRRLLGIKENIGVEEAATSVRDPPWVCCCLKSYYLDKSDTWGSRRYRIFGTYILD; translated from the exons ATGGCGGTTGTTGATCTGGGCAAGTACTTGTACCTCCCCCTCATCGATGCGAAGAAATCCATCGGCCTCAAAGTCAACCTCTTCGCCGTTGTCACCGAGATCAGTAGACCCAAGCGGAGCCGAGGCCATG ATTTTGTTATGACACTGAAGGTAGCAGATCAGTCATCTCCTGGGCTATACGTGAACTTTTTCGCGGAGGATACTGGAAAGTTACCAAATGTTCAGTCAAATGGGGATATCATATGTTTGCGTCGTGTTGTG GCAAGGGAGAGCTTTAAAGCTTATCAGACATCAATCAACTATCAGGCCTCAAATAATGAGAAGGAACTTTTGTCAAAATTAAGAACACATTTTTATGATCATAAATCTGATGCGG TGATGAAATCATGCCTGCTGCGGTTAAATAGCGTCAAGACTGAGACAGTGTTTGATTTAATATGCAGG GTCCTCCATGTTTGTGAAATTTCTGATGATCAATGGATGATATATGTGTGGGATGGAACAGATACTCCCTGTGCGCCTTGCCATAAAGA CTTGAATGCAGAAGGAGAAGATCCGTTACCTTTAAATCTTGACATAGTGCCACTTTCAAGAAAGATTCTTCAAACATTCCCTTGTGTTGGGACAGTCTTCAGGATTGTTGTTCGAAAATACTTTGAAGAGATACCCCAATTAAGTGATGGTTGTTGGGTCAAGCTATGCAATCTGACATGTGAATTGCATTACGGAATTTGGAGAGGATTACTCCATGGTTCCAGCAAAGTTCATATCTTatcagatgaagatgaaaatgtcAAGTCTAATATGAG GGATTATCAAGATCGACTTGCATCTGGAGCCCGAGTTCAGTCTTTGACATGCTCTCCTAGGCATTCTTATATGACAG GGACAGATTTTGAGAAGGAGCCTTGTGTAGCTCTAATAAAATCTCTTGCTTGTCGTAAG GTAACACACAAATTCAAGTCTATTGTTCGGGTGGTAGCGGCATATCCTTGGAAAGGCGAGCACCTCCGTTCTCCCGTTCAGGGCCATTATCGTGTTAGGCTGACTTTGGAAGATTCAACCGCGAGAATCCATGCATACATTCATGGTGATGATGGG GTTAAGTTTTTCGGAGGGCATCCGGAGGTTGAGAAATTATCGACTAAAATGCGCCGGCTTCTTGGCATAAAGGAAAATATTGGAGTAGAGGAAGCAGCCACTTCTGTTAGAGATCCACCGTGGGTGTGCTGTTGCTTAAAATCTTATTACCTGGATAAAAGTGATACGTGGGGTAGCAGAAGGTACAGGATCTTTGGAACTTATATACTTGACTGA
- the LOC120261700 gene encoding protection of telomeres protein 1a-like isoform X1, which translates to MAVVDLGKYLYLPLIDAKKSIGLKVNLFAVVTEISRPKRSRGHDFVMTLKVADQSSPGLYVNFFAEDTGKLPNVQSNGDIICLRRVVQMRVHNGECYGSYDKHFSSFALFEGKARESFKAYQTSINYQASNNEKELLSKLRTHFYDHKSDAVMKSCLLRLNSVKTETVFDLICRVLHVCEISDDQWMIYVWDGTDTPCAPCHKDLNAEGEDPLPLNLDIVPLSRKILQTFPCVGTVFRIVVRKYFEEIPQLSDGCWVKLCNLTCELHYGIWRGLLHGSSKVHILSDEDENVKSNMRDYQDRLASGARVQSLTCSPRHSYMTGTDFEKEPCVALIKSLACRKVTHKFKSIVRVVAAYPWKGEHLRSPVQGHYRVRLTLEDSTARIHAYIHGDDGVKFFGGHPEVEKLSTKMRRLLGIKENIGVEEAATSVRDPPWVCCCLKSYYLDKSDTWGSRRYRIFGTYILD; encoded by the exons ATGGCGGTTGTTGATCTGGGCAAGTACTTGTACCTCCCCCTCATCGATGCGAAGAAATCCATCGGCCTCAAAGTCAACCTCTTCGCCGTTGTCACCGAGATCAGTAGACCCAAGCGGAGCCGAGGCCATG ATTTTGTTATGACACTGAAGGTAGCAGATCAGTCATCTCCTGGGCTATACGTGAACTTTTTCGCGGAGGATACTGGAAAGTTACCAAATGTTCAGTCAAATGGGGATATCATATGTTTGCGTCGTGTTGTG CAGATGCGAGTTCACAATGGGGAGTGTTATGGAAGTTATGATaagcatttttcttcatttgcgCTATTTGAAGGGAAGGCAAGGGAGAGCTTTAAAGCTTATCAGACATCAATCAACTATCAGGCCTCAAATAATGAGAAGGAACTTTTGTCAAAATTAAGAACACATTTTTATGATCATAAATCTGATGCGG TGATGAAATCATGCCTGCTGCGGTTAAATAGCGTCAAGACTGAGACAGTGTTTGATTTAATATGCAGG GTCCTCCATGTTTGTGAAATTTCTGATGATCAATGGATGATATATGTGTGGGATGGAACAGATACTCCCTGTGCGCCTTGCCATAAAGA CTTGAATGCAGAAGGAGAAGATCCGTTACCTTTAAATCTTGACATAGTGCCACTTTCAAGAAAGATTCTTCAAACATTCCCTTGTGTTGGGACAGTCTTCAGGATTGTTGTTCGAAAATACTTTGAAGAGATACCCCAATTAAGTGATGGTTGTTGGGTCAAGCTATGCAATCTGACATGTGAATTGCATTACGGAATTTGGAGAGGATTACTCCATGGTTCCAGCAAAGTTCATATCTTatcagatgaagatgaaaatgtcAAGTCTAATATGAG GGATTATCAAGATCGACTTGCATCTGGAGCCCGAGTTCAGTCTTTGACATGCTCTCCTAGGCATTCTTATATGACAG GGACAGATTTTGAGAAGGAGCCTTGTGTAGCTCTAATAAAATCTCTTGCTTGTCGTAAG GTAACACACAAATTCAAGTCTATTGTTCGGGTGGTAGCGGCATATCCTTGGAAAGGCGAGCACCTCCGTTCTCCCGTTCAGGGCCATTATCGTGTTAGGCTGACTTTGGAAGATTCAACCGCGAGAATCCATGCATACATTCATGGTGATGATGGG GTTAAGTTTTTCGGAGGGCATCCGGAGGTTGAGAAATTATCGACTAAAATGCGCCGGCTTCTTGGCATAAAGGAAAATATTGGAGTAGAGGAAGCAGCCACTTCTGTTAGAGATCCACCGTGGGTGTGCTGTTGCTTAAAATCTTATTACCTGGATAAAAGTGATACGTGGGGTAGCAGAAGGTACAGGATCTTTGGAACTTATATACTTGACTGA
- the LOC120261700 gene encoding protection of telomeres protein 1a-like isoform X4, with protein MRVHNGECYGSYDKHFSSFALFEGKARESFKAYQTSINYQASNNEKELLSKLRTHFYDHKSDAVMKSCLLRLNSVKTETVFDLICRVLHVCEISDDQWMIYVWDGTDTPCAPCHKDLNAEGEDPLPLNLDIVPLSRKILQTFPCVGTVFRIVVRKYFEEIPQLSDGCWVKLCNLTCELHYGIWRGLLHGSSKVHILSDEDENVKSNMRDYQDRLASGARVQSLTCSPRHSYMTGTDFEKEPCVALIKSLACRKVTHKFKSIVRVVAAYPWKGEHLRSPVQGHYRVRLTLEDSTARIHAYIHGDDGVKFFGGHPEVEKLSTKMRRLLGIKENIGVEEAATSVRDPPWVCCCLKSYYLDKSDTWGSRRYRIFGTYILD; from the exons ATGCGAGTTCACAATGGGGAGTGTTATGGAAGTTATGATaagcatttttcttcatttgcgCTATTTGAAGGGAAGGCAAGGGAGAGCTTTAAAGCTTATCAGACATCAATCAACTATCAGGCCTCAAATAATGAGAAGGAACTTTTGTCAAAATTAAGAACACATTTTTATGATCATAAATCTGATGCGG TGATGAAATCATGCCTGCTGCGGTTAAATAGCGTCAAGACTGAGACAGTGTTTGATTTAATATGCAGG GTCCTCCATGTTTGTGAAATTTCTGATGATCAATGGATGATATATGTGTGGGATGGAACAGATACTCCCTGTGCGCCTTGCCATAAAGA CTTGAATGCAGAAGGAGAAGATCCGTTACCTTTAAATCTTGACATAGTGCCACTTTCAAGAAAGATTCTTCAAACATTCCCTTGTGTTGGGACAGTCTTCAGGATTGTTGTTCGAAAATACTTTGAAGAGATACCCCAATTAAGTGATGGTTGTTGGGTCAAGCTATGCAATCTGACATGTGAATTGCATTACGGAATTTGGAGAGGATTACTCCATGGTTCCAGCAAAGTTCATATCTTatcagatgaagatgaaaatgtcAAGTCTAATATGAG GGATTATCAAGATCGACTTGCATCTGGAGCCCGAGTTCAGTCTTTGACATGCTCTCCTAGGCATTCTTATATGACAG GGACAGATTTTGAGAAGGAGCCTTGTGTAGCTCTAATAAAATCTCTTGCTTGTCGTAAG GTAACACACAAATTCAAGTCTATTGTTCGGGTGGTAGCGGCATATCCTTGGAAAGGCGAGCACCTCCGTTCTCCCGTTCAGGGCCATTATCGTGTTAGGCTGACTTTGGAAGATTCAACCGCGAGAATCCATGCATACATTCATGGTGATGATGGG GTTAAGTTTTTCGGAGGGCATCCGGAGGTTGAGAAATTATCGACTAAAATGCGCCGGCTTCTTGGCATAAAGGAAAATATTGGAGTAGAGGAAGCAGCCACTTCTGTTAGAGATCCACCGTGGGTGTGCTGTTGCTTAAAATCTTATTACCTGGATAAAAGTGATACGTGGGGTAGCAGAAGGTACAGGATCTTTGGAACTTATATACTTGACTGA
- the LOC120271950 gene encoding uncharacterized protein LOC120271950, producing MVASLTLSQVLRDRFVHNLDEDDRVDEIPASIELLNQRISGSSSQHLHRPNASKVLDAFRLLKSNPSVQRMVVSLSSDENVWNAVMNNELVRKLRASLGSDDRLHAVKTSITNKSSEGSDIVGMILGWIYECTKMKIVEIIGNIMQLMSVIFHSSVKEKNFETADDLLRSSLMLAVMVFIIVIVTRIQSA from the exons ATGGTTGCTTCATTGACACTTTCTCAGGTTCTCAGAGATAGATTTGTTCACAATTTGGATGAGGATGATAGGGTTGATGAAATTCCAGCTTCAATTGAATTGTTGAATCAGAGAATTTCTGGTTCTTCTTCTCAGCATCTTCATAGACCAAATGCCTCCAAAGTTCTTGATGCGTTTCGCTTATTGAAATCAAACCCTTCTGTTCAG AGGATGGTGGTCTCATTGTCATCTGATGAGAATGTTTGGAATGCAGTTATGAACAATGAGCTTGTTCGAAAACTTCGGGCATCACTTGGTTCAG ATGATAGACTACATGCAGTAAAAACCAGTATAACAAACAAGTCTAGTGAAGGATCCGACATAGTTGGGATGATCTTGGGGTGGATTTATGAGTGTACAAAGATGAAGATTGTGGAAATCATCGGCAACATCATGCAGCTCATGAGTGTTATTTTCCACTCTTCCGTGAAGGAAAAGAACTTCGAGACCGCCGATGATCTATTGAGGTCTTCCCTCATGTTGGCTGTCATGGTCTTCATTATAGTCATCGTTACTCGTATTCAAAGTGCATAA